Within Halobacterium jilantaiense, the genomic segment GTCCGCATCGACCCGTCCATCAACGACGCCGTCTGGAGCGAGGGCAACAACAGCTCGCCGCGGAAGGTCCGCGTCCACGCCGCCCGCTTCGCCGAGGACGGCGAGACGGTCGTGGAAGCCGAGTACGAAGGCTAAAGCTTGCTCCGCGCTGCGTTCCACGGTTCCTCGTACGTCGGCGTGTTCGCCCGCGCCACCGACGACTGCCTGCTCGTGCGGCCCGACCTCGAAGACGACCACACCGAGTCGGTCGCCGACGAGCTCGGCGTCCCGGCCGTCCCGACGACCGTCGGCGGGTCGGCCACGGTGGGTTCGCTGGCCGCCGGCAACGGCAACGGCCTGCTCGTCAGCAGCCGCATCCGGGACCGGGAGCGCGACCGCATCGAGGATGTCGGCGTCTCCGTCGGCGAGCTCCCCGGCCGCGTGAACGCCGCGGGGAACGTCGTCGTCGCGAACGACAACGGCGCGTACGTCCACAGCGAGCTCTCGGACGACGCCGTCGACGCCGTCGAGGACGCCCTCGGCGTCCCGGCGACCCGCGGGACGCTCGCGGGCGTGAACACGGTCGGCACCGCGGCCGTCGCGACGAACGACGGCGTGCTCTGCCACCCGAAGGCGACCGACAAGGAGCTCGACCGCATCGAGGACGCGCTCGACGCGTACGCCGACGTCGGCACGGTGAACTACGGCGCGCCCCTGGTCGGCTCCGGGCTGGTCGCCAACGACGCCGGCTACGTGGTCGGCGACGACACCACCGGCCCCGAACTCGGCCGCAT encodes:
- a CDS encoding translation initiation factor IF-6; this translates as MLRAAFHGSSYVGVFARATDDCLLVRPDLEDDHTESVADELGVPAVPTTVGGSATVGSLAAGNGNGLLVSSRIRDRERDRIEDVGVSVGELPGRVNAAGNVVVANDNGAYVHSELSDDAVDAVEDALGVPATRGTLAGVNTVGTAAVATNDGVLCHPKATDKELDRIEDALDAYADVGTVNYGAPLVGSGLVANDAGYVVGDDTTGPELGRIEDALGYIE